One Cellulomonas soli DNA window includes the following coding sequences:
- a CDS encoding MMPL family transporter, giving the protein MSTFLAKLGRFSARHRAVVVIAWLAVFAGLAGVIGVNGMGESAPDTIPGSRSTQALELMAQEFPSAQTATDAQTLQLVFAPDGGTVSDPAVAEQIQAVLAQAAALPGLESVSNPLDPASPYISADQSVAVSTLTFVGLDEDGQQASYDAALALQEQAPTDLGVQLGGNLVAIGAPEQGAGEMIGVLAAFLVLILTFGSLRAAGANLLVAAFGVGVGILGVFAYGSITPIGENSIILASMLGLAVGIDYGLFIVSRFQQEVRSGKTITDAIARATGTAGTAVVFAGATVIVALVALMVANIGFITEMGVAAAFGVLVAVLLSLTLLPVFLQTMGLKALSTKHRRDLAAGRLWTEDVAGKRGFLRSWGTLVVKRPLLSLLAGAAILITVALPVLSMKTAFTIPGGADPESTERTAYNLIVDKFGGVQSPLIVLAEGADVTGSTDQLEEALAALPGVAMVTPAEIGASGDIARVTIIPTGGPIEESTTDLVHTIRANEDTMVPGVSLEVTGETAIGIDQTAALNTALIKYVIVIVLISMALLVLMFRSILIPVIATAGYLLSVLASFGASTAVFQWGWNFPLVRAAQGDPMMSLLPILLVGVLFGLAMDYQVFLVSRIKEMHDRGMAPKDAIVEGFSRAAPVLAAAATIMTVVFAGFASSTFAIAAGIAFGLFIGVMADAFIVRLILMPAAMSLLGRSAWWIPRWLDKVLPRIDTEGHALQESTPEREPELVNA; this is encoded by the coding sequence ATGTCAACGTTCCTCGCAAAGCTCGGGCGGTTCAGCGCCCGTCACCGTGCGGTGGTGGTGATCGCGTGGCTCGCCGTCTTCGCCGGCCTGGCGGGCGTCATCGGCGTCAACGGGATGGGCGAGTCCGCCCCGGACACCATCCCCGGCTCTCGGTCCACGCAGGCCCTGGAGCTCATGGCCCAGGAGTTCCCCAGCGCCCAGACGGCCACGGACGCCCAGACCCTGCAGCTGGTGTTCGCCCCGGACGGTGGCACGGTCAGCGACCCGGCCGTCGCCGAGCAGATCCAGGCCGTGCTGGCCCAGGCCGCGGCGCTGCCCGGGCTGGAGTCCGTGAGCAACCCGCTCGATCCTGCGAGCCCGTACATCTCCGCCGATCAGAGCGTCGCGGTGTCGACCCTGACGTTCGTCGGCCTCGACGAGGACGGGCAGCAGGCCTCCTACGACGCAGCCCTCGCACTGCAGGAGCAGGCCCCGACCGACCTCGGCGTCCAGCTCGGAGGGAACCTTGTCGCGATCGGTGCCCCTGAGCAGGGCGCCGGCGAGATGATCGGCGTCCTGGCCGCGTTCCTCGTGCTGATCCTCACCTTCGGCTCGCTGCGCGCCGCCGGGGCCAACCTCCTGGTCGCCGCGTTCGGTGTCGGCGTGGGCATCCTCGGCGTCTTCGCCTACGGGTCGATCACCCCGATCGGTGAGAACTCGATCATCCTGGCCTCGATGCTCGGCCTGGCCGTCGGGATCGACTACGGCCTGTTCATCGTCTCCCGCTTCCAGCAGGAGGTGCGCAGCGGCAAGACGATCACCGACGCCATCGCCCGGGCCACCGGGACCGCCGGCACGGCGGTCGTGTTCGCCGGTGCCACGGTCATCGTCGCCCTCGTGGCCCTCATGGTCGCCAACATCGGCTTCATCACCGAGATGGGTGTCGCTGCGGCGTTCGGCGTCCTCGTCGCCGTGCTGCTGTCCCTCACGCTGCTGCCGGTGTTCCTGCAGACCATGGGCCTCAAGGCGCTGTCCACGAAGCACCGCCGGGACCTGGCCGCCGGGCGCCTGTGGACCGAGGACGTCGCGGGCAAGCGCGGCTTCCTGCGCTCGTGGGGCACGCTGGTCGTCAAGCGCCCCCTGCTGTCCCTGCTGGCCGGCGCAGCGATCCTCATCACGGTCGCCCTGCCGGTCCTGTCCATGAAGACCGCGTTCACCATCCCCGGCGGCGCCGACCCGGAGTCCACCGAGCGCACCGCCTACAACCTCATCGTCGACAAGTTCGGCGGCGTGCAGAGCCCGCTCATCGTCCTGGCCGAGGGCGCCGACGTCACCGGCAGCACAGACCAGCTCGAGGAGGCCCTCGCGGCCCTGCCCGGGGTCGCCATGGTCACCCCGGCCGAGATCGGCGCCAGCGGCGACATCGCCCGCGTCACGATCATCCCCACCGGCGGTCCGATCGAGGAGTCCACCACGGACCTCGTCCACACGATCCGCGCGAACGAGGACACGATGGTGCCCGGCGTGAGCCTGGAGGTCACCGGCGAGACGGCCATCGGCATCGACCAGACCGCGGCCCTGAACACGGCCCTGATCAAGTACGTCATCGTCATCGTGCTCATCTCGATGGCCCTGCTCGTCCTGATGTTCCGCTCGATCCTCATCCCCGTGATCGCGACGGCCGGCTACCTGCTCTCCGTCCTGGCCTCGTTCGGTGCCAGCACGGCCGTCTTCCAGTGGGGCTGGAACTTCCCGCTGGTCCGCGCCGCGCAGGGCGACCCGATGATGAGCCTGCTGCCGATCCTGCTCGTCGGGGTCCTGTTCGGCCTGGCCATGGACTACCAGGTCTTCCTCGTCTCACGGATCAAGGAGATGCACGACCGCGGCATGGCACCCAAGGACGCCATCGTCGAGGGCTTCTCCCGCGCCGCCCCGGTGCTCGCCGCCGCCGCCACGATCATGACCGTCGTGTTCGCCGGGTTCGCCTCCTCGACGTTCGCCATCGCCGCCGGGATCGCGTTCGGGCTGTTCATCGGGGTCATGGCCGACGCCTTCATCGTCCGGCTGATCCTCATGCCGGCCGCGATGTCCCTGCTCGGCAGGTCGGCCTGGTGGATCCCGCGGTGGCTCGACAAGGTCCTGCCCCGCATCGACACCGAGGGGCACGCGCTGCAGGAGAGCACCCCGGAGCGCGAGCCCGAGCTCGTCAACGCCTGA
- a CDS encoding transporter substrate-binding domain-containing protein — MSARTLVQGRTARTRALAAAAAAAAALVLTACGAASGSASDDGAGAASTEAGSALAAVQEAGVLRVGTEGTYAPFSFHDPSTDELTGYDIDVITAVAEKLGVEPEFSETTWDSIFAGLESKRYDVIANQVSITDERLAKYDFSQPYTVSTGVVVVPSGNTDITSLADVAGKTTAQSATSNWSQIATDAGANVESVEGFTQAIALLKQGRIDLTFNDNLAVLDYLKTSGDTDVKVAFETDDVVEQGFPVLKGSDLAAAIDDALAELRTDGTLAEISTTWFGEDVSE; from the coding sequence ATGTCTGCTCGCACCCTCGTCCAGGGCCGCACCGCCCGCACCCGTGCCCTCGCCGCTGCTGCAGCAGCGGCCGCCGCCCTCGTCCTGACCGCCTGCGGCGCGGCATCGGGATCGGCCTCGGACGACGGGGCCGGCGCCGCGAGCACGGAGGCCGGCTCGGCTCTCGCGGCCGTGCAGGAGGCGGGCGTGCTGCGGGTCGGCACGGAGGGCACGTACGCGCCGTTCAGCTTCCACGACCCGTCCACCGACGAGCTGACCGGCTACGACATCGACGTGATCACCGCCGTGGCCGAGAAGCTCGGCGTGGAGCCCGAGTTCTCCGAGACCACCTGGGACTCGATCTTCGCGGGCCTGGAGTCGAAGCGGTACGACGTGATCGCGAACCAGGTGAGCATCACCGACGAGCGCCTCGCGAAGTACGACTTCAGCCAGCCGTACACGGTCTCCACCGGCGTGGTGGTCGTGCCGTCGGGGAACACCGACATCACCTCGCTGGCCGACGTGGCGGGGAAGACCACCGCGCAGTCCGCGACCTCCAACTGGTCGCAGATCGCGACCGACGCGGGCGCGAACGTGGAGTCGGTCGAGGGCTTCACGCAGGCGATCGCGCTGCTCAAGCAGGGGCGGATCGACCTGACGTTCAACGACAACCTCGCCGTGCTGGACTACCTGAAGACCTCCGGCGACACCGACGTGAAGGTCGCGTTCGAGACCGACGACGTGGTCGAGCAGGGCTTCCCCGTGCTCAAGGGCTCGGACCTCGCCGCGGCCATCGACGACGCGCTCGCGGAGCTGCGCACCGACGGCACGCTCGCCGAGATCTCCACGACGTGGTTCGGCGAGGACGTCTCCGAGTGA
- a CDS encoding aldo/keto reductase: MQTRILGRTGRAVGVVGLGCWQLGADWGEVGEDAALAVLRAATDAGVTFLDTADVYGDGRSERLVGEFLASHDAAAGLTVATKMGRRADPHVAGAYTLDAYRAWTDRSRTNLGVDTLDLVQLHCPPTEVLTRESTYDELDVLVEEGRVAAYGVSVETVDEALAAIARPHVASVQIILNVFRRKPLERVLPAAAEAGVGIIARVPLASGLLTGRYDESTTFAADDHRSYNRHGEAFDVGETFSGVPYEVGVAAAREVGEHTPEGATTAQLALRWIIDQPGVTTVIPGARNAQQARGNAAAADLAPLGAATLDALRDVYDTRIREHVHDRW, translated from the coding sequence ATGCAGACACGGATCCTGGGCAGGACCGGCCGCGCCGTCGGCGTCGTCGGTCTCGGCTGCTGGCAGCTCGGCGCGGACTGGGGCGAGGTCGGCGAGGACGCCGCGCTCGCCGTCCTGCGGGCCGCCACCGACGCCGGCGTGACCTTCCTCGACACCGCGGACGTCTACGGCGACGGACGCAGCGAGCGACTGGTCGGCGAGTTCCTCGCCTCGCACGACGCCGCGGCCGGCCTCACCGTGGCCACCAAGATGGGGCGCCGCGCCGACCCGCACGTGGCCGGCGCCTACACGCTCGACGCCTACCGGGCCTGGACCGACCGGTCACGCACGAACCTCGGCGTGGACACGCTCGACCTCGTCCAGCTGCACTGCCCGCCCACCGAGGTGCTGACGCGGGAGAGCACCTACGACGAGCTCGACGTGCTCGTCGAGGAGGGCCGGGTCGCGGCGTACGGCGTCTCCGTGGAGACGGTCGACGAGGCGCTCGCCGCGATCGCCCGCCCGCACGTCGCCTCGGTGCAGATCATCCTCAACGTGTTCCGGCGCAAGCCGCTCGAGCGCGTGCTGCCCGCCGCGGCCGAGGCCGGCGTGGGCATCATCGCCCGGGTGCCGCTGGCCAGCGGGCTGCTGACCGGGCGGTACGACGAGTCGACCACGTTCGCCGCGGACGACCACCGCAGCTACAACCGGCACGGCGAGGCGTTCGACGTCGGCGAGACGTTCTCCGGCGTGCCGTACGAGGTCGGTGTGGCCGCCGCGCGCGAGGTGGGCGAGCACACGCCCGAGGGTGCGACGACCGCGCAGCTGGCGCTGCGGTGGATCATCGACCAGCCCGGGGTCACGACCGTGATCCCCGGCGCGCGCAACGCGCAGCAGGCCCGCGGCAACGCGGCGGCGGCCGACCTGGCGCCGCTGGGCGCCGCGACGCTCGACGCGCTGCGCGACGTGTACGACACCCGCATCCGGGAGCACGTGCACGACCGGTGGTGA
- the ddaH gene encoding dimethylargininase, whose product MSASAPGRTARHYLMCEPTHYTVSYEINPWMDKTRYTDVDLAVQQWRRLRDTYLDLGNTIETIDPLEGLPDMVYAANGATVIDGIVYSAKFRYPERQPEGPAYQKWFADRGYLTHTAEQINEGEGDMLFVGRTLLAGTGFRTDRAAHREAAALFGIEVVSLELIDPRFYHLDTALAVLSSDVDDPQVAYYPPAFSPASQEVLAERYPDAVHAVEADAVALGLNAVSDGENVVVAPAATHLAGALRERGYTPIPVETTELLKGGGGAKCCTLEIRPTLV is encoded by the coding sequence ATGTCTGCCAGCGCGCCCGGACGTACCGCCCGCCACTACCTCATGTGCGAGCCGACCCACTACACGGTCTCGTACGAGATCAACCCGTGGATGGACAAGACGCGGTACACGGACGTCGACCTGGCCGTGCAGCAGTGGCGCCGCCTGCGCGACACGTACCTCGACCTGGGCAACACCATCGAGACGATCGACCCGCTCGAAGGCCTGCCCGACATGGTCTACGCGGCCAACGGCGCCACCGTCATCGACGGCATCGTCTACTCCGCCAAGTTCCGCTACCCCGAGCGCCAGCCCGAGGGACCGGCCTACCAGAAGTGGTTCGCCGACCGCGGGTACCTGACGCACACGGCCGAGCAGATCAACGAGGGCGAGGGCGACATGCTGTTCGTCGGCCGCACCCTCCTGGCCGGCACCGGCTTCCGCACCGACCGGGCCGCGCACCGCGAGGCGGCCGCCCTCTTCGGCATCGAGGTCGTCTCCCTCGAGCTCATCGACCCGCGGTTCTACCACCTGGACACCGCGCTGGCCGTGCTCTCGTCCGACGTCGACGACCCGCAGGTCGCCTACTACCCGCCGGCGTTCTCCCCCGCGTCGCAGGAGGTGCTCGCCGAGCGCTACCCGGACGCCGTGCACGCGGTCGAGGCCGACGCTGTCGCCCTCGGGCTCAACGCGGTCTCCGACGGGGAGAACGTCGTGGTGGCCCCCGCGGCCACGCACCTGGCCGGCGCGCTGCGCGAGCGCGGGTACACGCCGATCCCCGTCGAGACCACCGAGCTGCTCAAGGGTGGCGGCGGCGCCAAGTGCTGCACGCTGGAGATCCGTCCCACGCTCGTCTGA
- a CDS encoding OsmC family protein, with protein MTELQNAQGARLWVERTGERRYVGHNSRGARVEIGDIRYEEAFTPGELAKIALAGCSGLSADAALSRRLGDDVAVTIEVGGLSDPEENLYPELVENLVVDLSSLDAEARARLVAVVQRAIDASCTVGRTFKAGATVELTVTGER; from the coding sequence ATGACTGAGCTGCAGAACGCGCAGGGCGCCCGGCTGTGGGTCGAGCGCACCGGGGAGCGCAGGTACGTCGGCCACAACTCCCGTGGCGCCCGCGTCGAGATCGGTGACATCAGGTACGAGGAGGCGTTCACGCCCGGCGAGCTGGCGAAGATCGCCCTGGCCGGCTGCAGCGGCCTGAGCGCGGACGCGGCCCTCTCGCGACGCCTCGGGGACGATGTCGCGGTGACGATCGAGGTCGGCGGCCTGTCCGACCCGGAGGAGAACCTCTACCCCGAGCTGGTCGAGAACCTGGTCGTCGACCTCAGCAGCCTGGACGCCGAGGCGCGGGCCCGCCTGGTCGCGGTGGTGCAGCGCGCGATCGACGCGAGCTGCACGGTCGGGCGCACGTTCAAGGCCGGGGCCACCGTCGAGCTGACGGTCACCGGGGAGCGCTGA
- the rocD gene encoding ornithine--oxo-acid transaminase codes for MTASPLVTGAGLLAPNYHPLPVTVATGEGSWVTDVDGRRYLDLLSAYSALNFGHRHPALVAAAHHQLDRLTLTSRAFDHDLLDPFARAVTGLIGPYVAGPPMVLPMNTGAEAVETAVKAARKWGYEVKGVAADRATIVVAGGNFHGRTTTIVSFSDDEDARRGFGPFTPGFRVVPYGDAEAVRAAIDETTVAVLLEPVQGEQGVVIPPAGYLPAVRAICTEADVLLVADEVQSGLGRTGTTLACELVGVRPDLVTLGKALGGGIVPVSAVVGRADVLGVLTAGTHGSTFGGNPLACAVAIAVVDLLTPGTLQARAAELGEHLATRLHALAEEGLLAEVRTVGLWAGVDLGPTHAGGPVDGRDLCERLLARGVLAKDTHGATVRFAPPLTIALDDLDLALDRLADALR; via the coding sequence ATGACCGCGAGCCCGCTCGTGACCGGTGCGGGTCTCCTCGCGCCCAACTACCACCCGCTGCCCGTCACCGTCGCGACGGGTGAGGGCTCGTGGGTCACCGACGTCGACGGCCGCCGGTACCTCGACCTGCTCTCGGCCTACTCGGCCCTGAACTTCGGTCACCGGCACCCGGCGCTCGTCGCCGCCGCGCACCACCAGCTCGACCGGCTCACCCTGACCTCCCGGGCGTTCGACCACGACCTGCTCGACCCGTTCGCCCGGGCGGTCACCGGGCTGATCGGCCCGTACGTCGCCGGGCCGCCGATGGTCCTGCCGATGAACACCGGCGCGGAGGCCGTCGAGACCGCGGTCAAGGCCGCCCGCAAGTGGGGGTACGAGGTCAAGGGGGTCGCCGCCGACCGGGCGACGATCGTCGTCGCGGGCGGGAACTTCCACGGGCGCACCACGACGATCGTGTCGTTCTCCGACGACGAGGACGCCCGCCGCGGCTTCGGCCCGTTCACCCCCGGCTTCCGCGTCGTGCCGTACGGCGACGCCGAGGCCGTGCGTGCCGCGATCGACGAGACGACGGTGGCCGTGCTGCTCGAACCCGTCCAGGGCGAGCAGGGCGTGGTGATCCCTCCTGCGGGCTACCTGCCGGCCGTCCGGGCGATCTGCACCGAGGCCGACGTGCTGCTCGTCGCCGACGAGGTGCAGTCCGGGCTCGGCCGCACGGGCACGACGCTGGCATGCGAGCTCGTCGGCGTGCGGCCCGACCTGGTGACGCTCGGCAAGGCCCTCGGCGGCGGCATCGTGCCGGTCTCGGCGGTCGTCGGCCGGGCGGACGTGCTCGGCGTGCTCACCGCGGGGACGCACGGCTCGACGTTCGGCGGCAACCCGTTGGCGTGCGCGGTGGCCATCGCGGTCGTCGACCTGCTGACGCCCGGCACCCTGCAGGCCCGGGCCGCCGAGCTCGGAGAGCACCTGGCGACCCGGCTGCACGCCCTCGCCGAGGAGGGGCTGCTCGCCGAGGTCCGCACGGTCGGCCTGTGGGCCGGCGTCGACCTGGGTCCGACGCACGCGGGCGGTCCGGTCGACGGCCGGGACCTGTGCGAGCGGCTGCTCGCGCGCGGGGTGCTGGCCAAGGACACGCACGGCGCGACCGTGCGGTTCGCCCCGCCGCTGACCATCGCGCTCGACGACCTCGACCTCGCGCTCGACCGGCTGGCGGACGCGCTGCGCTGA
- a CDS encoding VanZ family protein — translation MGWWRGRRVLRGLLALWAVAVVRLTLWPAPAPDDTFDVVRAVIGWFVEHGVPVTYAGVEAVANVLMFVPFGVLAGLLLTRRWPVVAIAAGLSTAIELSQRLFLPTRVPTVQDVVLNTLGAGLGLLGLLWWSRRTAVMPGRGGDAVAVSPDD, via the coding sequence ATGGGCTGGTGGCGGGGGCGAAGGGTGCTGCGGGGACTGCTCGCGCTGTGGGCGGTGGCCGTCGTGCGCCTGACGCTGTGGCCCGCGCCGGCACCGGACGACACGTTCGACGTCGTCCGTGCGGTGATCGGCTGGTTCGTCGAGCACGGCGTGCCGGTCACCTACGCCGGGGTCGAGGCCGTCGCGAACGTCCTGATGTTCGTGCCGTTCGGCGTGCTCGCCGGCCTGCTGCTCACCCGGCGCTGGCCCGTCGTGGCGATCGCCGCCGGCCTGTCGACCGCCATCGAGCTGAGCCAGCGCCTCTTCCTGCCCACGCGCGTGCCGACCGTCCAGGACGTCGTGCTCAACACCCTCGGGGCAGGACTCGGGCTGCTGGGGCTGCTCTGGTGGTCGCGGCGCACCGCCGTGATGCCCGGACGCGGAGGTGACGCCGTGGCAGTATCGCCGGATGACTGA